From the genome of Perca flavescens isolate YP-PL-M2 chromosome 1, PFLA_1.0, whole genome shotgun sequence, one region includes:
- the kif28 gene encoding kinesin-like protein KIF28P isoform X1 yields MPACCAMRAKASDMHSKDCVKVAVRVRPFNKRERDAGSRSIVSMVSSSITIQDPRDPQSRRSFCFDYAYWSHSGFARDRGGLYVPEEPGGRYADQDSVFQDLGEGILENALQGYNATLLAYGQTGSGKSYSMVGYGPNKGLVPKLCDRLFQAIRENQDTRQCQVFFSMLEIYNEQVVDLLSRGSRNPGGLRVREEQQRGFYVEGLRTVPCDSAPQVEQLMEQGTRTRTTAATHMNANSSRSHMLIILQLKQIFSKESITKQSNINLVDLAGSERQRSSGSEADRLKEGTAINLSLTTLGNVISSLADVAVGKKVVHIPYRDSVLTKLLQSALGGNSRTVMIATLSPADICYEESLSTLRYAERAKRIQNRAVVNESPTERLVKELKAENARLLQRLSRLGQEGRRANDETKELRQLLTHNELQIRAIQTLWEQHLQEALKDWEQQYANITQERRMMQMHPYILNINEDAQLSGVVKLFIQEGEWDIGLCDSSQKSISIKGLGIQQRHAVFRNEQRRVTLTPLAGSKVIVNGNTVSQTTELQHLDRLILGSNCTYLFIGYPSERGGDDWSRYDYDYFQSELAAAEGIHLGESSAGSSQTDPSLLAVFYDYIKLMPMVAEANQMSQELNKGVEFKLEIKNLALSDSKGHDLEKEIAVRVTCMGRKQVWMWSKAKFVNRKFLMEEAYQQHQAEKSGDNKVEGLSTAALLRDKDPFWDPVEPLLLGTAHLWLQSLAFRIPLEEQLEVLGSEGTEEAILQAQLVPCTFTGLPLGEDDILIDPSELLGRRLDFQLVLEQCCGLRWIREARNRGVQIGFRLFDSSQPLYSPAVWHNVNPLLDHRVHFASLHTSQRLLDYLQSSAVVLELWGLQEGCTDLIASLEGVRMTTEGIFIIEEAGPTHTAPVDSAEPSCSVRVLQQDLEELKSVNTSLRKENHSLREQLNAARNGGDSVRGRSVRPSCDAEFARALKVFYHSMTSVRAQLQRLRRHRPSEESDLLGLRLFMDEQSRLLRDFSEQLEQSVSTLKQDVAAIVRRKRERSGIWS; encoded by the exons ATGCCTGCCTGCTGCGCCATGAGGGCTAAAGCCTCAGACATGCACAGCAAGGACTGTGTCAAAGTGGCTGTCAGAGTCCGACCGTTCAACAAG agagagagggacgcAGGCAGCCGAAGTATTGTCTCCATGGTGTCGAGCTCCATCACCATCCAGGACCCACGGGATCCCCAGAGCCGTCGTTCCTTTTGTTTCGACTACGCCTACTGGTCCCACAGCGGCTTTGCACGAGACCGTGGCGGCCTCTACGTGCCCGAAGAACCCGGGGGAAGATACGCCGACCAG GACAGTGTGTTCCAGGACCTGGGAGAGGGAATACTGGAGAATGCACTGCAG GGTTACAATGCCACACTGTTGGCCTATGGGCAGACCGGCTCAGGGAAGAGTTACTCGATGGTGGGCTACGGGCCTAACAAAGGCCTGGTTCCTAAACTCTGTGACCGACTGTTTCAGGCCATTAGAGAGAACCAGGATACCAGACAGTGTCAG GTCTTTTTCAGCATGTTGGAAATCTACAATGAGCAG GTGGTTGACCTTCTGTCTCGGGGGTCTCGTAATCCAGGGGGGCTCAGAGTCCGAGAGGAGCAGCAAAGAGGCTTCTATGTCGAAGGTCTCCGAACAGTCCCGTGTGACAGCGCACCACAG GTGGAGCAGTTAATGGAACAGGGGACCAGGACCCGAACCACCGCTGCCACTCACATGAATGCCAATAGCAGTCGCTCGCACATGctcattatcctccagctcaaACAG ATCTTTTCAAAAGAGAGCATCACAAAGCAGTCCAACATCAACTTGGTGGACTTGGCAGGCAGTGAGCGTCAGCGGTCGTCAGGGTCGGAGGCTGACAGACTCAAAGAGGGCACAGCCATCAACCTGAGCCTCACCACCCTGGGCAATGTTATCAG CTCCCTCGCTGATGTGGCCGTGGGGAAGAAAGTCGTTCACATACCGTACAGAGACTCAGTTCTCACCAAGCTGCTGCAGTCCGCCCTTGGAGGCAACAGTCGCACTGTTATG ATTGCCACTCTGAGCCCTGCTGATATCTGCTATGAGGAGTCTCTCTCAACCCTGCGCTATGCTGAGAG GGCAAAGCGTATCCAGAACCGAGCGGTGGTGAACGAGAGCCCCACTGAACGTCTGGTTAAGGAGCTAAAGGCCGAGAACGCCAGACTGCTGCAACGACTGAGCCGGCTGGGCCAGGAGGGACGCAGAGCTAACGACGAGACCA aggaACTTCGTCAGCTGCTGACCCACAATGAGCTCCAGATCAGAGCCATTCAGACTCTATGGGAACAACACCTGCAGGAGGCGCTGAAGGACTGGGAGCAACAGTATGCTAACatcacacag gaGAGGAGGATGATGCAGATGCATCCCTACATCCTGAACATCAACGAGGACGCTCAGCTGTCGGGGGTGGTCAAGCTTTTCATTCAGGAGG GTGAATGGGACATCGGCTTGTGTGACTCTTCCCAGAAATCCATCTCTATCAAGGGCTTAGG gATCCAGCAGCGTCACGCTGTGTTCAGGAATGAACAGCGGCGGGTAACACTGACCCCGCTGGCAGGGTCAAAAGTCATCGTCAATGGCAACACTGTCTCCCAGACAACTGAGCTGCAGCACCTG GACCGTCTCATTCTCGGCTCTAACTGCACCTATCTGTTCATTGGTTATCCCTCTGAGAGGGGCGGGGACGACTGGAGCCGCTACGACTACGACTACTTCCAGTCTGAACTTGCAGCTGCTGAGGGCATCCACCTGG gtGAGTCGAGTGCTGGGTCCAGTCAGACAGATCCCAGTCTGCTGGCCGTCTTCTACGACTACATCAAATTGATGCCCATGGTGGCCGAGGCCAACCAGATGAGCCAGGAACTGAACAag GGGGTGGAGTTTAAGTTGGAGATCAAGAATCTGGCGCTGTCGGATTCAAAAGGACATGATCTGGAGAAGGAGATTGCTGTCAGAGTCACCTGTATGGGAAGAAAACAG GTATGGATGTGGTCCAAGGCCAAGTTTGTGAACCGCAAATTCCTGATGGAAGAAGCCTACCAGCAGCATCAGGCTGAGAAGAGCGGAGACAAT AAAGTAGAGGGGCTGTCTACAGCTGCGTTACTCAGAGATAAAGACCCGTTCTGGGATCCTGTGGAGCCTCTGCTTCTGGGCACTGCTCACCTCTGGCTTCAGTCTCTGGCCTTCCGCATCCCTTTGGAAGAGCAACTTGAG GTGCTGGGGTCAGAGGGCACAGAGGAGGCCATTCTACAAGCTCAGCTGGTCCCCTGCACCTTCACGGGACT CCCTCTGGGTGAGGATGACATTCTGATCGACCCGTCCGAGTTACTGGGTCGACGACTGGACTTCCAGCTGGTCCTGGAACAGTGTTGTGGCCTCCGCTGGATCAGAGAGGCCCGCAACAGAGGGGTCCAAATTGG TTTCAGGTTATTTGACAGCAGCCAGCCTCTGTACTCTCCGGCTGTGTGGCACAACGTCAATCCACTGCTGGATCACAGAGTTCACTTTGCCTCCCTCCACACCTCCCAACGTCTGTTAGACTACCTGCAGAGCAGCGCTGTAGTGCTGGAGCTCTGGGGCCTTCAAG AGGGTTGTACTGACCTCATAGCATCTCTGGAGGGAGTGAGGATGACTACAGAGGGCATCTTTATCATCGAGGAGGCAGGCCCAACACACACTGCA cctGTAGACTCTGCAGAGCCCAGCTGCTCAGTGAGAGTTCTTCAACAGGACTTGGAGGAACTGAAGAGTGTTAATACTTCACTAAGAAAGGAAAATCATAGTTTGAGAGAACAACTCAACGCAGCCAGGAATG GTGGGGATAGCGTGCGTGGTCGGTCGGTGCGTCCCAGCTGTGATGCCGAGTTTGCTCGCGCTCTCAAGGTTTTCTACCACAGCATGACCTCAGTCAGGGCTCAGCTGCAGCGCCTGCGCAGACACAGGCCCAGC GAGGAGTCCGACCTGCTGGGGCTCAGGCTGTTCATGGACGAGCAGAGTCGTCTGCTGAGGGACTTCTCCGAGCAGCTGGAACAGAGCGTCTCCACGCTCAAACAAGATGTAGCAGCCATCGTCCGCCGCAAACGAGAACGATCTGGAATCTGGTCTTGA
- the kif28 gene encoding kinesin-like protein KIF28P isoform X2 — MVSSSITIQDPRDPQSRRSFCFDYAYWSHSGFARDRGGLYVPEEPGGRYADQDSVFQDLGEGILENALQGYNATLLAYGQTGSGKSYSMVGYGPNKGLVPKLCDRLFQAIRENQDTRQCQVFFSMLEIYNEQVVDLLSRGSRNPGGLRVREEQQRGFYVEGLRTVPCDSAPQVEQLMEQGTRTRTTAATHMNANSSRSHMLIILQLKQIFSKESITKQSNINLVDLAGSERQRSSGSEADRLKEGTAINLSLTTLGNVISSLADVAVGKKVVHIPYRDSVLTKLLQSALGGNSRTVMIATLSPADICYEESLSTLRYAERAKRIQNRAVVNESPTERLVKELKAENARLLQRLSRLGQEGRRANDETKELRQLLTHNELQIRAIQTLWEQHLQEALKDWEQQYANITQERRMMQMHPYILNINEDAQLSGVVKLFIQEGEWDIGLCDSSQKSISIKGLGIQQRHAVFRNEQRRVTLTPLAGSKVIVNGNTVSQTTELQHLDRLILGSNCTYLFIGYPSERGGDDWSRYDYDYFQSELAAAEGIHLGESSAGSSQTDPSLLAVFYDYIKLMPMVAEANQMSQELNKGVEFKLEIKNLALSDSKGHDLEKEIAVRVTCMGRKQVWMWSKAKFVNRKFLMEEAYQQHQAEKSGDNKVEGLSTAALLRDKDPFWDPVEPLLLGTAHLWLQSLAFRIPLEEQLEVLGSEGTEEAILQAQLVPCTFTGLPLGEDDILIDPSELLGRRLDFQLVLEQCCGLRWIREARNRGVQIGFRLFDSSQPLYSPAVWHNVNPLLDHRVHFASLHTSQRLLDYLQSSAVVLELWGLQEGCTDLIASLEGVRMTTEGIFIIEEAGPTHTAPVDSAEPSCSVRVLQQDLEELKSVNTSLRKENHSLREQLNAARNGGDSVRGRSVRPSCDAEFARALKVFYHSMTSVRAQLQRLRRHRPSEESDLLGLRLFMDEQSRLLRDFSEQLEQSVSTLKQDVAAIVRRKRERSGIWS, encoded by the exons ATGGTGTCGAGCTCCATCACCATCCAGGACCCACGGGATCCCCAGAGCCGTCGTTCCTTTTGTTTCGACTACGCCTACTGGTCCCACAGCGGCTTTGCACGAGACCGTGGCGGCCTCTACGTGCCCGAAGAACCCGGGGGAAGATACGCCGACCAG GACAGTGTGTTCCAGGACCTGGGAGAGGGAATACTGGAGAATGCACTGCAG GGTTACAATGCCACACTGTTGGCCTATGGGCAGACCGGCTCAGGGAAGAGTTACTCGATGGTGGGCTACGGGCCTAACAAAGGCCTGGTTCCTAAACTCTGTGACCGACTGTTTCAGGCCATTAGAGAGAACCAGGATACCAGACAGTGTCAG GTCTTTTTCAGCATGTTGGAAATCTACAATGAGCAG GTGGTTGACCTTCTGTCTCGGGGGTCTCGTAATCCAGGGGGGCTCAGAGTCCGAGAGGAGCAGCAAAGAGGCTTCTATGTCGAAGGTCTCCGAACAGTCCCGTGTGACAGCGCACCACAG GTGGAGCAGTTAATGGAACAGGGGACCAGGACCCGAACCACCGCTGCCACTCACATGAATGCCAATAGCAGTCGCTCGCACATGctcattatcctccagctcaaACAG ATCTTTTCAAAAGAGAGCATCACAAAGCAGTCCAACATCAACTTGGTGGACTTGGCAGGCAGTGAGCGTCAGCGGTCGTCAGGGTCGGAGGCTGACAGACTCAAAGAGGGCACAGCCATCAACCTGAGCCTCACCACCCTGGGCAATGTTATCAG CTCCCTCGCTGATGTGGCCGTGGGGAAGAAAGTCGTTCACATACCGTACAGAGACTCAGTTCTCACCAAGCTGCTGCAGTCCGCCCTTGGAGGCAACAGTCGCACTGTTATG ATTGCCACTCTGAGCCCTGCTGATATCTGCTATGAGGAGTCTCTCTCAACCCTGCGCTATGCTGAGAG GGCAAAGCGTATCCAGAACCGAGCGGTGGTGAACGAGAGCCCCACTGAACGTCTGGTTAAGGAGCTAAAGGCCGAGAACGCCAGACTGCTGCAACGACTGAGCCGGCTGGGCCAGGAGGGACGCAGAGCTAACGACGAGACCA aggaACTTCGTCAGCTGCTGACCCACAATGAGCTCCAGATCAGAGCCATTCAGACTCTATGGGAACAACACCTGCAGGAGGCGCTGAAGGACTGGGAGCAACAGTATGCTAACatcacacag gaGAGGAGGATGATGCAGATGCATCCCTACATCCTGAACATCAACGAGGACGCTCAGCTGTCGGGGGTGGTCAAGCTTTTCATTCAGGAGG GTGAATGGGACATCGGCTTGTGTGACTCTTCCCAGAAATCCATCTCTATCAAGGGCTTAGG gATCCAGCAGCGTCACGCTGTGTTCAGGAATGAACAGCGGCGGGTAACACTGACCCCGCTGGCAGGGTCAAAAGTCATCGTCAATGGCAACACTGTCTCCCAGACAACTGAGCTGCAGCACCTG GACCGTCTCATTCTCGGCTCTAACTGCACCTATCTGTTCATTGGTTATCCCTCTGAGAGGGGCGGGGACGACTGGAGCCGCTACGACTACGACTACTTCCAGTCTGAACTTGCAGCTGCTGAGGGCATCCACCTGG gtGAGTCGAGTGCTGGGTCCAGTCAGACAGATCCCAGTCTGCTGGCCGTCTTCTACGACTACATCAAATTGATGCCCATGGTGGCCGAGGCCAACCAGATGAGCCAGGAACTGAACAag GGGGTGGAGTTTAAGTTGGAGATCAAGAATCTGGCGCTGTCGGATTCAAAAGGACATGATCTGGAGAAGGAGATTGCTGTCAGAGTCACCTGTATGGGAAGAAAACAG GTATGGATGTGGTCCAAGGCCAAGTTTGTGAACCGCAAATTCCTGATGGAAGAAGCCTACCAGCAGCATCAGGCTGAGAAGAGCGGAGACAAT AAAGTAGAGGGGCTGTCTACAGCTGCGTTACTCAGAGATAAAGACCCGTTCTGGGATCCTGTGGAGCCTCTGCTTCTGGGCACTGCTCACCTCTGGCTTCAGTCTCTGGCCTTCCGCATCCCTTTGGAAGAGCAACTTGAG GTGCTGGGGTCAGAGGGCACAGAGGAGGCCATTCTACAAGCTCAGCTGGTCCCCTGCACCTTCACGGGACT CCCTCTGGGTGAGGATGACATTCTGATCGACCCGTCCGAGTTACTGGGTCGACGACTGGACTTCCAGCTGGTCCTGGAACAGTGTTGTGGCCTCCGCTGGATCAGAGAGGCCCGCAACAGAGGGGTCCAAATTGG TTTCAGGTTATTTGACAGCAGCCAGCCTCTGTACTCTCCGGCTGTGTGGCACAACGTCAATCCACTGCTGGATCACAGAGTTCACTTTGCCTCCCTCCACACCTCCCAACGTCTGTTAGACTACCTGCAGAGCAGCGCTGTAGTGCTGGAGCTCTGGGGCCTTCAAG AGGGTTGTACTGACCTCATAGCATCTCTGGAGGGAGTGAGGATGACTACAGAGGGCATCTTTATCATCGAGGAGGCAGGCCCAACACACACTGCA cctGTAGACTCTGCAGAGCCCAGCTGCTCAGTGAGAGTTCTTCAACAGGACTTGGAGGAACTGAAGAGTGTTAATACTTCACTAAGAAAGGAAAATCATAGTTTGAGAGAACAACTCAACGCAGCCAGGAATG GTGGGGATAGCGTGCGTGGTCGGTCGGTGCGTCCCAGCTGTGATGCCGAGTTTGCTCGCGCTCTCAAGGTTTTCTACCACAGCATGACCTCAGTCAGGGCTCAGCTGCAGCGCCTGCGCAGACACAGGCCCAGC GAGGAGTCCGACCTGCTGGGGCTCAGGCTGTTCATGGACGAGCAGAGTCGTCTGCTGAGGGACTTCTCCGAGCAGCTGGAACAGAGCGTCTCCACGCTCAAACAAGATGTAGCAGCCATCGTCCGCCGCAAACGAGAACGATCTGGAATCTGGTCTTGA